The following are encoded together in the Salvia hispanica cultivar TCC Black 2014 chromosome 6, UniMelb_Shisp_WGS_1.0, whole genome shotgun sequence genome:
- the LOC125195294 gene encoding uncharacterized protein LOC125195294, with translation LPLFRFNEFGDNGGPAAEQWAPKLALVKKHIDGIIGKNNFHIDARTFVAASIFLNGFGGLLFVLGSSFGAYLLMYYLILTTPLMYDFYNYEAGKPEFFRVLCEFLQCAALVGALLFFLGMKNSITRKQPKRKITKSKAA, from the exons TTGCCCCTTTTCAGGTTCAATGAATTTGGAGACAATGGTGGACCTGCAGCAGAACAGTGGGCTCCCAAATTGGCTCTTGTCAAGAAGCATATTGATGGAATAATTGGGAAAAACAATTTCCACATTGAT GCCAGGACTTTCGTTGCTGCATCCATCTTCCTAAATGGATTTGGAGGACTTCTATTTGTTCTTGGCAGCAGTTTTGGTGCTTATCTTCTG ATGTATTACTTGATATTGACAACTCCTTTAATGTATGACTTCTACAACTATGAAGCTGGAAAGCCAGAGTTTTTCAGAGTCTTATGTGAGTTCCTTCAG TGTGCGGCACTTGTTGGTGCATTGCTGTTCTTCCTCGGAATGAAGAACTCGATTACAAGGAAGCAACCAAAAAGAAAGATCACCAAATCGAAGGCTGCTTGA
- the LOC125195291 gene encoding UPF0481 protein At3g47200-like, whose protein sequence is MRRDLFLHIVQMLGGRDAYFQQRQVAPRRVRLSPLTKCMVALRQLSYNTTTNMFDEYLYVKNTTGLVPGEILSHNQKMNSVNEESQTVLAELLVSSFDKKLDKLSADPAYPYAASIYNVSQSLRKEKEEAYTPKLVSIGPLHHDESQLQGMEAFKLRFMYKFLTRFGVGLNTIAKFAAKEEGFVRGCYEGTVKLRPKELAEVIVLDGIFIVELLLENYFIQLRDVNEILFNTDCWMYSDLMHDMLLLENQLPIRIMESLLNFVDLSLNEGTRVTIYDLAHIFFKNIGITSKVPLTAHCSQARHFVEFLLFLHAPTEKHAASKDKGLRIQLASKKFEYNRSATELVKAGVKLRSRDGNCLFEVSFDSEKGVLTIPKLTVNESTETFFRNLIAFEHLGCYGYFSKNITSYVMLMDRFINTSGDVALLVKNGIIKIDIKHKHVKQHKNVKQQVADLFNNLHKGVLTEVNDFYFAAQCESLDVYCKTKWKAHWFRFTMKVRDKCVESLDILGCNYFNNPWSIISVFAASLLLFLTIIQTACSILQVVPVQFIGDPWVLRRN, encoded by the exons ATGCGACGAGACTTGTTTCTCCACATTGTTCAGATGCTGGGAGGGCGCGACGCGTACTTCCAGCAACGGCAAGTTGCGCCCCGCAGAGTCAGGCTATCCCCGCTTACGAAGTGCATGGTTGCGCTTCGTCAGTTGTCTTACAACACCACGACGAACATGTTTGACGAGTATCTTTACGTCAAGAATACAACTGGGCTAGTGCCTGGCGAAATTTT GTCCCACAACCAGAAGATGAACTCTGTGAATGAAGAATCACAAACTGTACTAGCTGAGTTGTTAGTATCTTCCTTTGACAAAAAACTTGATAAGTTGTCTGCAGATCCTGCATATCCCTATGCAGCATCTATCTATAATGTTTCTCAGAGTCTgcgaaaagaaaaggaagaagcCTATACTCCTAAATTAGTATCAATTGGGCCATTACATCATGATGAATCGCAACTTCAAGGCATGGAAGCTTTTAAATTGAGATTCATGTATAAGTTCTTGACGAGATTTGGAGTTGGCCTAAATACCATTGCCAAATTTGCAGCAAAGGAAGAGGGTTTTGTTCGTGGGTGTTATGAGGGTACAGTTAAGCTTCGTCCTAAGGAACTTGCCGAAGTGATTGTGTTGGATGGAATATTCATTGTTGAACTTTTGCTGGAAAACTATTTCATTCAGCTGAGGGACGTAAACGagatattatttaatactgaCTGCTGGATGTATTCTGACTTGATGCATGATATGCTGCTGCTAGAGAATCAGCTACCTATAAGAATAATGGAGAGCCTACTGAATTTTGTGGATCTTTCATTAAATGAAGGCACCAGGGTCACCATCTATGATCTTGCTCACATTTTCTTCAAGAACATTGGTATTACAAGCAAGGTACCATTGACAGCACATTGTAGTCAGGCTAGGCATTTTGTCGAGTTCCTTCTGTTTCTCCATGCTCCGACAGAGAAACATGCGGCTTCCAAGGATAAGGGACTGAGAATTCAACTAGCATCTAAGAAGTTTGAATATAATCGTAGTGCAACAGAGCTTGTCAAAGCTGGAGTCAAGCTTCGTAGCAGAGATGGAAATTGTTTGTTTGAGGTTTCTTTTGATAGTGAGAAAGGTGTGTTGACCATCCCCAAATTGACAGTTAATGAATCGACTGAGACATTCTTCCGGAATCTTATAGCCTTTGAACACCTGGGCTGTTATGGCTACTTCTCCAAAAACATAACAAGTTATGTAATGCTCATGGATAGGTTCATAAACACTTCAGGTGATGTTGCTCTACTTGTTAAGAATGGCATTATCAAGATTGACATAAAACACAAGCATGTGAAGCAACACAAGAATGTGAAGCAACAAGTAGCAGACCTTTTTAATAACCTGCACAAAGGAGTTCTGACTGAAGTAAACGATTTCTACTTTGCTGCTCAGTGTGAAAGTTTGGATGTTTACTGCAAAACTAAATGGAAAGCCCACTGGTTTAGATTTACAATGAAGGTCAGAGACAAATGTGTTGAATCACTAGATATTCTGGGATGCAATTATTTCAACAACCCATGGTCGATCATATCTGTTTTCGCTGCATCTCTCTTGCTCTTTCTTACCATCATACAAACAGCCTGTTCAATTCTCCAG GTTGTACCAGTTCAATTTATTGGCGATCCATGGGTGCTTCGTCGAAATTAA
- the LOC125195293 gene encoding UPF0481 protein At3g47200-like has product MKSVNEGSQTLNQHIMFGSIMLQTSLNQKMKSVNEGSQTLLAEMLVSSLDKKFDKLFADPSYSYAASIYDVSETLWKANEGAYTPRLVSIGPLHHDRSHLQGMETFKLRFTHKFLTRFGTGLHTIAKFSAKEERFVRGCYEGTIKLLPKELAEVIVLDGIFIVELFLENYFIQLRDKYERIFDTHYWMYNDLMHDILLLENQLPIRIMENQLSFVDLSFLNEGTMVTIFDLAHKFFKNIGNTSKVPLTAHCIQARHFVEFLLFLHAPAEKLVPSHDKGLRMQLASKKFEYTRSAGELVRAGVKLRCGEDSCLFDVSFDSDKGVLTIPKLTVNESTETFFRNLIVFEHLGYYGYFSRNITSYVMLMDSFINTSGDVHLLVKHGIIKNELGRGQQVADLFNNLHKGVLTEVNDF; this is encoded by the coding sequence ATGAAATCTGTCAATGAAGGATCTCAAACTCTGAACCAAcatatcatgtttggttcgaTCATGTTGCAAACTTCCCTGAACCAGAAGATGAAATCTGTCAATGAAGGATCTCAAACTCTACTAGCAGAGATGTTGGTATCTTCCttagataaaaaatttgataagtTATTTGCAGATCCTTCATATTCCTATGCAGCATCAATCTATGACGTTTCCGAGACACTCTGGAAAGCAAATGAAGGAGCCTATACTCCTCGATTAGTGTCAATCGGTCCATTACATCATGACCGATCCCATCTTCAAGGCATGGAAACTTTCAAATTGAGATTCACACATAAGTTTTTGACCAGATTTGGAACTGGCCTTCATACCATAGCAAAGTTTTCAGCAAAGGAAGAAAGATTTGTTCGTGGGTGTTATGAGGGTACAATTAAGCTTCTTCCTAAGGAACTTGCAGAAGTGATTGTGTTGGATGGAATATTCATTGTTGAGCTTTTCCTGGAAAACTATTTCATTCAGCTGAGGGACAAATATGAGAGAATATTTGATACTCACTACTGGATGTACAATGATTTGATGCATGATATATTGTTGCTAGAGAATCAGCTACCTATAAGAATAATGGAGAACCAATTGAGTTTTGTGGATCTTTCATTCTTAAATGAAGGGACTATGGTCACCATCTTTGATCTTGCTCACAAGTTCTTCAAAAATATTGGTAATACAAGCAAGGTACCATTGACAGCACACTGTATTCAGGCTAGGCACTTCGTTGAGTTCCTTTTGTTTCTTCATGCTCCAGCAGAGAAACTTGTGCCTTCCCATGATAAGGGACTGAGAATGCAACTAGCGTCTAAAAAGTTTGAATACACTCGTAGTGCAGGAGAGCTTGTGAGAGCTGGAGTCAAGCTTCGTTGTGGAGAAGATAGTTGTTTGTTTGATGTTTCTTTTGATAGTGACAAAGGTGTGTTGACCATCCCCAAATTGACGGTAAATGAATCAACCGAGACATTCTTCCGGAATCTTATAGTCTTTGAACACTTGGGCTATTATGGCTACTTTTCCAGGAACATTACAAGTTATGTGATGCTCATGGATAGTTTCATAAACACTTCAGGTGATGTTCATCTACTTGTTAAGCATGGCATCATCAAAAATGAATTAGGCCGGGGTCAACAAGTAGCTGACCTATTTAATAATCTGCACAAAGGAGTTCTAACTGAAGTAAATGATTTCTAA
- the LOC125197206 gene encoding putative disease resistance RPP13-like protein 2 produces MAEGFLQPNEGDDMESMGEMFSNVLVHNSLIQVAKRDGYGNVLSFVMHDLATAVLGSSDDTDQVYHSSAIPKVTAKSLRTLIFQGEILDTAMFSSYESLHALSLDCDQVKELPRSIRELIHLRNLNVSRTGIEYLPNWISELHYLQTINASTESLRKLPSTLKYLISLRHLYLCHDVELPAEIRDWEIN; encoded by the coding sequence ATGGCCGAAGGGTTTCTTCAACCAAATGAAGGAGATGACATGGAGTCCATGGGTGAAATGTTTTCAAATGTACTCGTACACAATTCTTTAATTCAAGTTGCAAAGAGAGATGGTTATGGAAATGTTTTGAGTTTTGTGATGCATGATCTTGCAACTGCAGTTTTAGGTTCTTCTGATGACACAGATCAAGTTTATCATTCAAGTGCCATCCCAAAAGTAACAGCAAAATCTTTGCGTACATTAATTTTCCAAGGTGAAATTCTTGATACCGCCATGTTCTCGAGTTACGAATCTCTGCATGCTCTTAGTCTTGACTGCGATCAGGTTAAAGAGCTGCCACGTTCTATTAGAGAGTTGATACATTTGAGAAATCTTAATGTTTCAAGAACAGGAATTGAATATTTGCCAAACTGGATTTCTGAACTCCATTACTTGCAAACCATAAATGCATCTACAGAATCTTTGAGAAAACTGCCAAGTACATTGAAGTACTTGATTAGTTTACGGCATCTTTATCTCTGCCATGATGTGGAGTTGCCGGCCGAGATCCGAGATTGGGAGATTAACTAA